One stretch of Streptomyces sp. R21 DNA includes these proteins:
- a CDS encoding phosphotransferase enzyme family protein — protein sequence MSVILTHGMGTEPVAPDWPPLTEAEVEAVVGPVTVLWRSPRPLSAAALVERGGERLFVKRHHRDVRTLEGLAEEHAFLRHLRERGAPVVEVLGATSLGKWVYEVHTTGTGTDLYRDALSWSPFASVAHARAAGSALAQLHLAAEGFDAPSRRPQPLVSSFSVFAAVDPVAALEAYAAERPTVVAALAGRPWRDDLRAVHLPFHRRLLPHLGHLAPLWTHNDWHASNLLWDAAAGTVSTVLDFGLSDRTTAVHDLATAIERNTVQWLDPSCPVRPDDVDALLDGYTSLRPLSSAESAALPELLPLVHAEFALSELGYFHGITGSRANADLAYQYLVDHTRWFTTGDGLRLLDRVRL from the coding sequence ATGAGCGTGATCCTGACCCACGGCATGGGTACGGAACCGGTGGCCCCCGACTGGCCGCCGCTCACCGAGGCGGAGGTCGAGGCCGTCGTCGGTCCCGTGACCGTGCTGTGGCGCAGCCCGCGCCCCCTGTCGGCGGCCGCCCTGGTCGAGCGGGGCGGAGAACGGCTCTTCGTGAAACGGCACCACCGCGACGTACGCACGCTGGAAGGCCTGGCCGAGGAGCACGCTTTCCTGCGGCATCTGCGGGAGCGGGGTGCGCCGGTCGTAGAAGTGCTGGGGGCCACGTCGCTCGGGAAGTGGGTGTACGAGGTCCATACGACCGGAACGGGGACGGATCTCTACCGGGACGCGCTGTCGTGGTCACCGTTCGCGTCCGTGGCCCATGCCCGGGCCGCAGGCAGCGCACTGGCCCAACTCCACTTGGCGGCGGAGGGATTCGACGCCCCGAGCAGGCGCCCGCAGCCCCTCGTGTCCTCGTTCAGTGTCTTCGCGGCGGTCGACCCCGTGGCCGCGCTGGAGGCGTATGCGGCCGAGCGCCCGACAGTGGTCGCGGCGTTGGCGGGCCGTCCCTGGCGGGACGACCTGCGCGCGGTTCATCTTCCCTTCCACCGGCGCCTGTTGCCCCACCTCGGCCACCTCGCGCCGCTGTGGACGCACAACGACTGGCATGCCTCGAACCTGCTGTGGGACGCGGCGGCCGGCACGGTCTCGACCGTCCTCGACTTCGGCCTCAGCGACCGCACGACCGCCGTCCACGACCTCGCGACCGCCATCGAGCGCAACACCGTCCAGTGGCTCGACCCGTCCTGCCCCGTCCGCCCGGACGACGTGGACGCGCTCCTCGACGGGTACACCTCGCTGCGCCCACTGAGCTCCGCCGAATCGGCTGCCCTGCCGGAACTGCTGCCGCTCGTACACGCGGAGTTCGCCCTGTCCGAGCTGGGTTATTTCCACGGCATCACCGGATCGCGGGCCAACGCCGATCTGGCGTACCAGTATCTGGTGGACCACACCCGGTGGTTCACGACCGGCGACGGACTCCGGCTCCTCGATCGAGTACGGCTTTGA
- a CDS encoding winged helix-turn-helix domain-containing protein, with translation MTTAIPAQATPPASPLPDTRHLRLVGDTAQGATEERGSAPLVGYLLLVPEGTDPAQLFAKDVPRLEIRPVSYTDSPPVQQTGAGAVHIDPERHVADVDGHELDLTYLEFGLLAHLVLHPHQVHSREQLMAGIWGYGHIGDGRTVDVHIARLRRKLGTDHRHRIVTVRRVGYKYVPDQQENSNTARCRRP, from the coding sequence ATGACCACGGCAATTCCGGCCCAGGCCACTCCACCGGCTTCACCACTCCCCGACACGCGCCACCTCCGCCTCGTGGGCGACACCGCGCAGGGCGCAACCGAGGAACGCGGTTCTGCACCCCTCGTCGGCTACCTCCTGCTCGTCCCCGAGGGCACCGATCCCGCCCAGCTGTTCGCCAAGGACGTGCCACGGCTGGAGATCCGACCGGTCTCCTACACGGACTCACCTCCTGTGCAGCAGACGGGCGCCGGCGCCGTCCACATCGATCCCGAGCGACATGTCGCAGATGTGGACGGACATGAACTCGACCTCACCTACCTGGAGTTCGGGCTGCTGGCCCATCTCGTTCTGCACCCCCACCAAGTGCACTCGCGCGAGCAGCTGATGGCCGGCATATGGGGCTACGGCCACATCGGTGACGGTCGCACCGTGGATGTCCACATCGCGCGGCTGCGCCGCAAGCTGGGCACGGATCACCGACACCGGATCGTCACCGTACGGCGTGTGGGCTACAAGTACGTGCCCGACCAGCAAGAGAACTCCAACACCGCACGTTGCCGCCGACCTTGA
- a CDS encoding acyl-CoA dehydrogenase family protein, whose amino-acid sequence MGVATAPSGPVSESDRTGPGRAHWLRVARETADDLATDAVAREQAGKAPFDEVSRLREAGLLTLLIPAELGGGGADWPTAYAVVREIAVADGAIGQLLGCHYFLSWSARFFGEPALAARVERQSAAEQWCWGGGFAYQEMPLTLARKAGGYVLDGRQSYATGVLVADRLAMRAIRADTGEPLAVVVDSARHGVRIDGDADTFGQRLAAGGSVEFDAVPVVADDVLGSLSADEDVVSPLAALASPVGRLVSVQLCLGMAEGVLAEAREYSRAGHAPWHPAWPVGSPQDPQLLTTYGELTVLTRSASALTDQALLAVHGGLARGEDLTYDECAEISVLVAMAEAAASRAALESTARALDIIGARSASSRLGLDRFWRNARTHTLYEPVAHRLRDVGDYFLNGAHPPLIPLA is encoded by the coding sequence ATGGGCGTTGCCACCGCGCCGTCCGGCCCCGTATCGGAATCCGACCGGACCGGGCCCGGCCGTGCGCACTGGCTGCGCGTCGCCCGCGAGACGGCGGACGACCTCGCCACGGACGCGGTGGCCAGGGAGCAGGCGGGCAAGGCCCCGTTCGACGAGGTGTCCCGGCTGCGCGAGGCGGGACTCCTGACGCTCCTGATACCGGCCGAACTCGGGGGAGGCGGCGCGGACTGGCCCACGGCCTACGCTGTCGTGCGGGAGATCGCCGTGGCCGACGGCGCGATCGGCCAGCTGCTCGGCTGTCACTACTTCCTGTCGTGGAGCGCCCGGTTCTTCGGCGAGCCCGCTCTCGCCGCTCGGGTCGAGCGGCAGTCGGCGGCGGAGCAGTGGTGCTGGGGTGGTGGTTTCGCCTATCAGGAAATGCCTCTGACGCTGGCCAGGAAAGCCGGTGGCTATGTACTCGACGGTCGGCAGAGCTACGCCACCGGAGTCCTGGTCGCCGACCGTCTCGCCATGCGGGCCATACGCGCCGACACCGGCGAACCACTCGCCGTCGTCGTCGATTCCGCACGCCACGGCGTACGGATCGACGGCGACGCCGACACCTTCGGCCAGCGGCTCGCGGCCGGCGGCAGCGTGGAGTTCGACGCCGTGCCGGTCGTTGCCGACGACGTACTCGGCTCCCTGTCCGCGGACGAGGACGTTGTGTCACCCCTGGCCGCTCTGGCATCGCCGGTCGGGCGTCTTGTCTCGGTCCAGCTCTGTCTCGGCATGGCCGAGGGAGTGCTCGCCGAAGCCCGTGAGTACAGCAGGGCCGGCCACGCCCCCTGGCACCCCGCCTGGCCGGTCGGCTCCCCCCAGGACCCGCAGCTGCTGACCACCTACGGAGAACTCACCGTCCTCACCCGCTCCGCGTCGGCGCTCACCGATCAAGCACTGCTGGCCGTGCATGGCGGACTGGCACGCGGCGAAGACCTCACCTACGACGAGTGCGCGGAGATCTCCGTCCTCGTGGCCATGGCCGAAGCCGCCGCCTCCCGGGCCGCGCTGGAATCCACCGCCCGTGCCCTCGACATCATCGGCGCCCGCTCCGCGTCATCGCGGCTGGGCCTCGACCGCTTCTGGCGCAATGCCCGGACCCACACCTTGTACGAGCCCGTCGCCCACCGACTCCGCGATGTCGGGGACTACTTCCTCAACGGTGCGCACCCTCCGCTCATCCCGCTTGCCTGA
- a CDS encoding Rrf2 family transcriptional regulator: MRISARADYAVRAALQLAASRDDRPLKTEAIADAQDIPHKFLESILNDMRRGGLVLSQRGGNGGYRLARPAESISIADVIRVVDGPLVSVRGVRPPELSYTGPAESLLPLWIALRSNVREILEGVSLADVASAQLPADVSALTNAPSAWVNP; the protein is encoded by the coding sequence ATGCGGATCTCAGCCAGGGCGGACTACGCGGTACGTGCCGCGCTGCAACTCGCAGCGTCACGGGACGACCGGCCATTGAAGACGGAGGCCATCGCCGACGCCCAGGACATCCCGCACAAATTCCTCGAAAGCATCCTGAACGACATGCGCCGGGGCGGCCTCGTCCTCAGCCAGCGCGGCGGCAACGGCGGCTACCGACTCGCCAGGCCCGCCGAGTCCATCAGCATCGCCGACGTCATCCGCGTCGTGGACGGACCGCTGGTCTCGGTGCGCGGGGTCCGCCCCCCGGAACTGTCCTACACCGGTCCCGCCGAGTCGCTGCTTCCCTTGTGGATCGCTCTGCGGTCCAACGTGCGCGAGATCCTTGAGGGCGTGTCGCTCGCCGACGTCGCATCGGCCCAACTGCCCGCCGATGTATCCGCGTTGACCAACGCCCCGAGCGCCTGGGTAAACCCCTGA
- a CDS encoding putative leader peptide — MRTLDRSARLLPLLTARRHIDLGRTSSAICRPF; from the coding sequence ATGAGAACGCTCGACCGCTCAGCCCGGTTGCTGCCCCTTCTGACCGCGCGTCGTCACATCGACCTCGGTCGTACATCCAGCGCCATCTGTCGCCCCTTCTGA
- a CDS encoding aliphatic sulfonate ABC transporter substrate-binding protein, with protein sequence MSAARPLTALRTIAAVAALPLLALTACSYGSEAKDDTKAKVAAGSKKIDGLDTVKIGYFGNLTHATALVGNQKGFFQKELGATEAKYSIFNAGPSEIEALNSDSIDIGWIGPSPAINGYTKSAGKNLRIIGGSASGGVKLVVNPKKIKSLKDVKGKKIATPQLGNTQDVAFLNWAAEQGWKVDAESGKGDVSVVRTDNKITPDAYKSGSIDGAWVPEPTASKLVAEGGKVLLDESTLWPDKKFVITNIIVSQKFLKAHPKVVEAVLKGSVETNKWINANPDEAKAAANAQLKTDSGKELPAGVLDPAWKSIQITNDPLASTLNTEAAHAVKAGLLDKPDLNGIYDLTLLNKVLKAAGESTVTDAGLGAK encoded by the coding sequence GTGTCTGCCGCAAGACCGCTCACCGCCCTGCGCACCATCGCCGCCGTAGCCGCGCTCCCGCTCCTCGCCCTCACTGCGTGCAGTTACGGCTCCGAGGCCAAGGACGACACGAAGGCGAAGGTCGCCGCCGGGTCGAAGAAGATCGACGGTCTCGACACCGTGAAGATCGGCTACTTCGGCAACCTCACCCACGCCACGGCGCTGGTCGGCAACCAGAAGGGCTTCTTCCAGAAGGAGCTCGGCGCCACCGAGGCCAAGTACTCGATCTTCAACGCCGGCCCCTCCGAGATCGAGGCGCTGAACTCCGACTCGATCGACATCGGCTGGATCGGCCCCTCCCCGGCGATCAACGGCTACACCAAGTCCGCCGGCAAGAACCTGCGCATCATCGGCGGCTCGGCGTCCGGCGGCGTGAAGCTCGTGGTGAACCCGAAGAAGATCAAGTCCCTCAAGGACGTCAAGGGCAAGAAGATCGCGACCCCGCAGCTCGGCAACACACAGGACGTCGCGTTCCTCAACTGGGCCGCGGAGCAGGGCTGGAAGGTCGACGCGGAGAGCGGCAAGGGCGACGTCTCGGTCGTCCGCACGGACAACAAGATCACCCCGGACGCCTACAAGTCCGGCTCCATCGACGGCGCCTGGGTGCCGGAGCCGACCGCGTCCAAGCTGGTCGCCGAGGGCGGCAAGGTGCTGCTCGACGAGTCGACCCTGTGGCCCGACAAGAAGTTCGTGATCACTAACATCATCGTGTCGCAGAAGTTCCTCAAGGCCCACCCGAAGGTCGTCGAGGCCGTCCTCAAGGGCTCCGTCGAGACCAACAAGTGGATCAACGCCAACCCGGACGAGGCGAAGGCCGCCGCGAACGCCCAGCTCAAGACGGACTCCGGCAAGGAACTGCCGGCCGGCGTGCTGGACCCGGCCTGGAAGTCCATCCAGATCACCAACGACCCGCTGGCCTCCACCCTCAACACCGAGGCGGCACACGCGGTCAAGGCCGGTCTCCTCGACAAGCCCGACCTGAACGGGATCTACGACCTGACCCTGCTCAACAAGGTCCTCAAGGCCGCGGGCGAGAGCACGGTCACCGACGCCGGTCTCGGCGCCAAGTAA
- a CDS encoding vanadium-dependent haloperoxidase — protein MNPLRTRRSALKALGSAALLAASVTVPSATAAVADERAARASVALDWYDATAATIEAAGAATQVTNSRTWAISWLAAARATSLVPRGLDRGVFQDAALASAVHDALVALVPSRTQELDTTLRTTLDRVPDGPAKTKGAAAGARQARLVLASREGDGLDPASVNAPFSVPTAAPGVWQPTPPAYAPAAQYGNRIARPFLLDSADQYRLSAPPGLDSLRYRSDLAEVRAYGAVDSTARTARQTETANFWFGSSLTLYTEPLRVAVARAQRPTPEQAALVALFHVALVDTQIATSDTKYAYLRWRPVTAIRTGTIDLDPDWTPLHITPAHPDYPSGHNTYAGAAEAVLTALTGPRTAPFELTSPTAPGVTRTYTAWRQLSQDNLDARVYSGIHTRSADEAGLLLGKRVAGHALHNSERLFDVL, from the coding sequence GTGAACCCGCTCAGAACCCGCCGCTCCGCCCTGAAGGCGCTGGGCTCGGCCGCCCTGCTGGCCGCCTCCGTCACCGTCCCGTCCGCCACGGCCGCCGTGGCGGACGAACGGGCTGCGCGCGCGTCCGTGGCGCTCGACTGGTACGACGCGACGGCCGCAACCATCGAGGCGGCCGGCGCCGCCACCCAAGTCACCAACAGCCGTACGTGGGCCATCAGTTGGCTCGCGGCGGCCCGGGCCACGAGCCTGGTGCCGCGCGGCCTCGACCGCGGTGTGTTCCAGGACGCGGCACTGGCATCCGCCGTACACGACGCCCTGGTGGCCCTGGTCCCCTCCCGCACCCAGGAACTGGACACCACGCTGCGCACGACACTGGACCGTGTCCCGGACGGACCGGCCAAAACGAAGGGCGCGGCGGCCGGTGCCCGCCAGGCACGGCTGGTCCTCGCCTCCCGCGAGGGCGACGGTCTCGACCCGGCTTCGGTGAACGCGCCGTTCTCCGTGCCGACGGCGGCCCCCGGCGTGTGGCAGCCGACGCCGCCCGCCTACGCCCCGGCCGCGCAGTACGGCAACCGGATCGCGAGGCCGTTCCTGCTGGACAGCGCCGACCAGTACCGGCTGTCCGCGCCGCCCGGCCTGGACTCGCTGCGCTACCGTTCCGACCTGGCCGAAGTGCGGGCGTACGGGGCCGTGGACAGCACCGCGCGTACGGCGCGGCAGACCGAGACCGCCAACTTCTGGTTCGGCTCCTCACTGACCCTGTACACCGAGCCGCTGCGAGTCGCAGTGGCCCGCGCCCAGCGCCCCACTCCGGAGCAGGCCGCGCTGGTGGCCCTGTTCCACGTCGCCCTGGTGGACACGCAGATCGCCACCTCCGACACCAAGTACGCCTACCTGCGCTGGCGCCCCGTCACGGCCATCCGTACCGGCACGATCGATCTCGACCCCGACTGGACGCCGCTGCACATCACGCCGGCCCACCCCGATTATCCGAGCGGACACAACACCTACGCCGGGGCGGCGGAAGCGGTCCTCACGGCGCTCACCGGTCCACGGACTGCGCCGTTCGAGCTGACCAGCCCCACAGCTCCCGGCGTGACCCGCACGTACACGGCCTGGCGCCAGCTGTCCCAGGACAACCTGGACGCCCGGGTCTACTCCGGCATCCACACCCGCTCCGCCGACGAGGCGGGCCTCCTCCTCGGCAAGCGGGTCGCGGGGCACGCGCTGCACAACTCGGAACGCTTGTTTGACGTGTTGTGA
- a CDS encoding putative leader peptide: MRISLRISLRFTRRRAVDLLRVAAALCC; this comes from the coding sequence ATGCGGATCTCCCTGCGGATCTCTCTGCGGTTCACCCGGCGGCGCGCCGTTGATCTGTTGCGTGTCGCCGCCGCGCTGTGTTGCTGA
- a CDS encoding DUF427 domain-containing protein — MTTFPTAQAVRATPEGLLWEPSERWVRGRKGEVTVVDSRHPVLVWEPGVPVPLYAFPRAEVREDLLRPAKNPPTGTHTGSRIFYDVEVDGELLENAAWTFPAADLADHIAFEWFRRVGRGLDHWYEEEEEIFIHPRDPHKRVDALPSSRHLVVEIDGTVVADTHRPVLLFETGLPTRYYIPREDVRLDLLETTDHHTGCPYKGTAEYWSWRGAADVPPNLVWSYPDPLPAAGAIQGLLAFYNEAVDITLDGERVERPVTHFTKTLAEQART, encoded by the coding sequence ATGACCACATTCCCCACCGCGCAGGCCGTTCGGGCCACCCCCGAGGGGCTCCTGTGGGAGCCGAGCGAGCGCTGGGTGCGCGGCCGCAAGGGCGAGGTGACGGTCGTCGACAGCCGGCACCCCGTTCTCGTCTGGGAGCCGGGTGTTCCCGTGCCGCTGTACGCGTTCCCGCGTGCGGAGGTGCGCGAGGACCTCCTGCGCCCCGCGAAGAACCCGCCGACCGGCACGCACACCGGCTCGCGGATCTTCTACGACGTCGAAGTCGACGGCGAGCTGCTGGAGAACGCCGCCTGGACCTTCCCGGCCGCCGACCTGGCCGACCACATCGCCTTCGAGTGGTTCCGGCGCGTCGGGCGGGGCCTGGACCACTGGTACGAGGAGGAGGAAGAGATCTTCATCCACCCCCGCGACCCGCACAAGCGGGTGGACGCCCTCCCCAGCAGCCGTCACCTCGTGGTCGAGATCGACGGCACGGTCGTCGCGGACACCCACCGGCCGGTCCTGCTCTTCGAGACCGGCCTGCCCACCCGTTATTACATCCCGCGCGAGGACGTCCGCCTCGACCTGCTCGAAACCACCGACCACCACACCGGCTGCCCGTACAAGGGCACCGCCGAGTACTGGTCGTGGCGCGGTGCGGCCGACGTCCCGCCCAATCTCGTCTGGAGTTACCCGGACCCGCTGCCCGCGGCCGGCGCCATCCAGGGGCTCCTCGCCTTCTACAACGAGGCGGTCGACATCACCCTGGACGGCGAACGAGTGGAGCGCCCCGTCACCCACTTCACCAAGACGCTCGCGGAGCAAGCGCGGACATGA
- a CDS encoding putative leader peptide translates to MRHSGVSSPSLTAAAAFSRFSRRRHIDLQRITSCLCHG, encoded by the coding sequence ATGCGGCACAGCGGCGTCTCCAGTCCCTCCCTCACGGCTGCGGCGGCTTTCTCCCGATTCTCCCGCCGACGCCACATCGACCTGCAGCGCATCACCAGCTGCCTGTGTCATGGCTGA